One segment of Yersinia kristensenii DNA contains the following:
- the def gene encoding peptide deformylase — translation MSVLQVLHYPDERLRKIAAPVKEVNGEIQRIVDDMFETMYAEEGIGLAATQVDVHLQIIVIDVSENRDQRLVLINPELLEKSGETGIEEGCLSIPEQRALVPRAEKVKIRALDRDGKPFELEADDLLAICIQHEMDHLVGKLFVDYLSPLKRQRIRQKLEKMAKLNARAD, via the coding sequence ATGTCAGTATTACAAGTATTACATTACCCAGACGAGCGGCTGCGCAAAATTGCAGCGCCAGTAAAAGAAGTCAATGGTGAAATCCAGCGCATCGTGGACGACATGTTCGAAACCATGTACGCAGAGGAAGGTATTGGCCTTGCTGCAACACAAGTGGATGTTCACCTGCAAATTATCGTCATTGATGTCTCGGAAAATCGTGACCAACGTTTGGTGTTGATTAACCCCGAATTGCTGGAAAAAAGCGGTGAAACCGGCATTGAAGAAGGTTGCTTATCCATCCCTGAGCAACGCGCGTTAGTTCCTCGAGCTGAAAAAGTCAAAATCAGAGCACTGGATCGTGACGGTAAGCCGTTCGAGCTAGAAGCTGATGACTTATTGGCAATTTGTATCCAGCATGAAATGGATCACTTGGTGGGCAAACTGTTTGTGGACTATTTATCTCCACTGAAACGTCAGCGTATCCGCCAAAAGCTGGAGAAAATGGCTAAGTTGAACGCCCGCGCCGACTAA
- the fmt gene encoding methionyl-tRNA formyltransferase: MSDSLRIIFAGTPDFAARHLGALLSSQHQIVGVFTQPDRPAGRGNKLTPSPVKVLAEQHNIPVFQPKSLRPEENQHLVADLNADIMVVVAYGLILPASVLVMPRLGCINVHGSLLPRWRGAAPIQRSLWAGDAKTGVTIMQMDVGLDTGDMLHKIECNIQPEDTSATLYDKLAQLGPQGLLVTLQQLAEGRAQPEVQDEAQVTYAEKLSKEEAKLDWSLSAVQLERCIRAFNPWPVSYFVVDEQPIKVWQAQVLATVDNVAPGTIIQADKHGIQIATADGVLNITQLQPAGKKAMSAADLLNSRREWFTPGNQLA; encoded by the coding sequence GTGTCTGACTCTTTGCGGATTATTTTTGCCGGAACTCCTGACTTTGCAGCGCGCCATTTAGGCGCGTTGTTGTCTTCTCAACATCAGATTGTAGGTGTTTTCACTCAACCTGACCGTCCGGCGGGACGAGGTAATAAGCTCACCCCAAGCCCGGTGAAGGTATTAGCCGAACAACACAACATTCCCGTTTTTCAGCCAAAATCATTACGGCCGGAAGAAAATCAACACTTAGTTGCCGATCTTAACGCGGATATTATGGTGGTGGTTGCTTATGGCTTGATTCTACCGGCATCCGTTTTGGTCATGCCGCGACTAGGCTGTATTAATGTCCATGGTTCCCTGCTACCGCGTTGGCGCGGCGCTGCACCAATCCAACGTTCACTATGGGCCGGCGATGCAAAAACCGGTGTGACTATCATGCAGATGGATGTCGGGCTAGATACGGGTGATATGTTGCATAAGATTGAGTGTAATATTCAGCCAGAAGACACCAGTGCAACACTGTACGATAAACTGGCACAGCTTGGCCCTCAGGGCTTATTAGTCACACTGCAACAATTGGCCGAAGGCCGTGCACAGCCCGAAGTACAGGATGAAGCGCAAGTTACTTATGCAGAAAAACTCAGCAAAGAGGAAGCCAAACTAGATTGGTCACTTTCTGCTGTTCAGTTAGAGCGTTGTATTCGTGCTTTCAATCCTTGGCCAGTCAGCTATTTCGTTGTGGATGAGCAGCCAATCAAAGTTTGGCAAGCACAAGTGCTCGCAACTGTTGATAATGTCGCACCTGGAACAATCATTCAGGCCGATAAGCATGGCATTCAAATTGCCACCGCTGATGGTGTTTTGAATATCACGCAACTGCAACCGGCTGGAAAGAAAGCTATGTCAGCAGCAGATTTGTTAAATTCACGACGTGAATGGTTTACTCCCGGTAACCAGTTAGCATAA
- the rsmB gene encoding 16S rRNA (cytosine(967)-C(5))-methyltransferase RsmB, with the protein MKNTYNLRSIAAKAISQVLDQGQSLSTVLPRLHKNISDKDRALLQELCFGTLRVLPQLEWCIKQLMARPMTGKQRIFHYLIMVGLYQLIYTRIPPHAALAETVEGATALKRPQLKGLINGVLRQFQRQQVELLERAANNDSHYLHPSWLLARIKQAYPDQWQQIVDANNQKPPMWLRVSRLHNSRSKYLELLKQANIDALPHDFYPDAVRLITPCAVSTLPGFELGWVTVQDASAQGCVDLLDPQNGEQILDLCAAPGGKTTHILEAAPKAHVLAIDIDEQRLSRVKENLQRLKLHADVRVGDGRIPDEWCGDQQFDRILLDAPCSATGVIRRHPDIKWLRRDSDIADLAQLQSEIIEAIWPKLKKGGVMVYATCSILPEENQQQIATFLQRHSEAELVETGTTSAPGRQNLPHPEDGDGFYYAKLIKR; encoded by the coding sequence ATGAAAAACACATATAATCTCCGCAGCATCGCTGCTAAAGCAATTAGCCAGGTATTGGATCAAGGGCAATCGCTCAGTACCGTTTTACCTAGGCTACATAAAAATATTTCCGACAAAGATCGCGCATTGCTGCAGGAGTTGTGTTTTGGCACTTTGCGTGTTTTACCGCAGCTCGAATGGTGTATTAAGCAATTAATGGCCCGCCCGATGACTGGCAAACAGCGCATTTTTCATTATCTGATTATGGTTGGACTTTATCAGCTGATATACACGCGTATTCCCCCTCATGCAGCGCTGGCAGAAACAGTTGAGGGTGCTACCGCACTGAAACGCCCTCAATTAAAAGGGTTAATCAATGGGGTACTGCGCCAATTCCAACGCCAACAAGTGGAATTATTGGAGCGGGCTGCAAATAACGATAGCCACTATCTGCACCCAAGCTGGCTACTGGCGCGGATTAAACAAGCCTATCCGGATCAATGGCAGCAGATTGTCGATGCAAATAATCAAAAACCGCCAATGTGGCTGCGCGTAAGCCGACTACATAACTCACGCAGTAAATACCTTGAGCTGTTGAAGCAAGCCAATATTGATGCTCTGCCTCATGATTTTTATCCTGATGCAGTTCGTCTTATTACACCTTGTGCCGTCAGTACTCTCCCCGGCTTTGAACTCGGCTGGGTCACAGTGCAAGATGCATCAGCACAAGGCTGTGTTGATCTACTTGATCCCCAAAATGGTGAACAGATCCTCGATTTGTGTGCCGCTCCAGGGGGTAAAACAACTCATATATTGGAAGCTGCTCCGAAGGCCCATGTATTAGCCATCGATATAGATGAACAGCGCCTTAGCCGAGTTAAAGAAAACTTACAACGTCTGAAATTACATGCGGACGTGCGAGTCGGTGATGGCCGAATACCTGATGAATGGTGCGGTGATCAGCAATTCGACCGAATTCTGTTAGATGCCCCTTGCTCAGCAACCGGTGTTATTCGTCGTCACCCAGATATCAAATGGTTGCGCCGAGACAGCGATATTGCCGATCTGGCCCAACTTCAATCTGAGATAATTGAAGCTATCTGGCCTAAACTGAAAAAAGGCGGCGTAATGGTTTATGCTACCTGCTCTATATTGCCAGAAGAGAATCAGCAGCAGATAGCCACTTTTCTGCAACGTCACAGTGAAGCAGAATTGGTCGAAACCGGTACAACTTCAGCTCCCGGTAGACAAAACCTGCCACATCCTGAAGATGGCGATGGTTTTTATTATGCAAAGTTGATCAAAAGATAG